From one Amycolatopsis sp. FDAARGOS 1241 genomic stretch:
- a CDS encoding aldo/keto reductase family protein → MEFRRLGRSGLNISEISYGNWLTHGSQVEEDQAQACIKAALDAGITTFDTADVYANTAAESVLGRGLKGQRRESLEIFTKVFWPTGPKGPNDKGLSRKHIVESANASLQRLGTDYVDLYQAHRFDHSTPLEETMLAFADLVRQGKVLYVGVSEWSADQITQGAQLARELKVPFISNQPQYSMLWRVIESQVVPAAEREGLSQIVWSPIAQGVLTGKYKPGQPLPEGSRATDVNGGANMVKRFLDDETLTAVAKLEPLAADAGLSMAQLAVAWVLQNPNVASAIIGASRPEQVHENVKAAGVKLDEDLLTKIDEALEGVIERDASLTRSPSL, encoded by the coding sequence ATGGAGTTTCGACGACTCGGCCGCAGCGGCCTCAACATCAGTGAGATCTCCTACGGGAACTGGCTCACCCACGGGTCCCAGGTCGAGGAGGACCAGGCGCAGGCCTGCATCAAGGCGGCGCTGGACGCGGGCATCACGACCTTCGACACCGCCGACGTGTACGCGAACACGGCGGCCGAATCGGTGCTCGGCCGTGGCCTCAAGGGCCAGCGCCGGGAGAGCCTCGAGATCTTCACCAAGGTCTTCTGGCCCACCGGACCGAAGGGCCCGAACGACAAGGGCCTCTCGCGCAAGCACATCGTCGAGTCGGCGAACGCGTCGCTGCAGCGGCTCGGCACCGACTACGTCGACCTGTACCAGGCGCACCGCTTCGACCACAGCACGCCGCTCGAAGAGACGATGCTCGCGTTCGCCGACCTGGTCCGCCAGGGCAAGGTGCTCTACGTCGGCGTCTCCGAGTGGTCCGCCGACCAGATCACGCAGGGCGCGCAGCTCGCGCGCGAGCTGAAGGTGCCGTTCATCTCGAACCAGCCGCAGTACTCGATGCTGTGGCGCGTGATCGAGTCGCAGGTCGTGCCGGCGGCGGAGCGTGAGGGCCTGAGCCAGATCGTGTGGTCGCCGATCGCGCAGGGCGTGCTCACCGGCAAGTACAAGCCGGGGCAGCCGCTCCCGGAGGGTTCTCGGGCGACCGACGTCAACGGCGGCGCCAACATGGTCAAGCGCTTCCTCGACGACGAAACGCTCACCGCCGTCGCCAAGCTGGAGCCGCTGGCCGCCGACGCCGGGCTGTCCATGGCGCAGCTGGCCGTGGCATGGGTGCTGCAGAACCCGAACGTCGCCTCGGCGATCATCGGTGCGTCCCGCCCGGAGCAGGTCCACGAGAACGTGAAGGCCGCCGGCGTGAAGCTCGACGAGGATCTCCTCACCAAGATCGACGAGGCCCTCGAAGGCGTCATCGAGCGCGACGCTTCGCTGACCCGCAGCCCGTCGCTTTGA
- a CDS encoding 2-C-methyl-D-erythritol 4-phosphate cytidylyltransferase: protein METTAAGVVLASGAGTRVGAALNKVYLPVAGRRVVAWSLAAFAAVADLGVLVLVIRPEDTALAGEVLAAHPGKVEVVTGGATRQASELNALRHLAPRIEAGAVDAVLIHDAARPLVTPALITEVLAQTREHGGAVPGLAADDVVSLAADGSVAARLPGAIRVQTPQGFRARPLLAAYEQAAAEGFLGTDTASCMERFSGLPVHWVPGGVENLKITYPHDLAVAERLLAR, encoded by the coding sequence GTGGAGACGACAGCGGCGGGGGTCGTGCTGGCCAGTGGCGCCGGCACCCGGGTCGGAGCGGCGCTCAACAAGGTCTACTTGCCGGTGGCCGGCCGGCGGGTCGTGGCGTGGTCGCTGGCAGCGTTCGCCGCGGTCGCCGACCTCGGTGTGCTCGTGCTCGTGATCCGGCCGGAGGACACGGCGCTGGCCGGCGAGGTGCTGGCCGCGCACCCGGGGAAGGTCGAGGTCGTCACCGGCGGCGCGACCCGGCAGGCGTCCGAGCTGAACGCCCTGCGCCACCTCGCGCCGCGCATCGAAGCGGGCGCCGTCGACGCCGTCCTGATCCACGACGCCGCCCGACCGCTTGTGACGCCGGCGTTGATCACCGAGGTGCTCGCGCAGACCCGGGAGCACGGGGGAGCGGTGCCGGGCCTCGCGGCCGACGACGTGGTGTCGCTGGCCGCCGACGGTTCGGTCGCCGCGCGGCTGCCGGGCGCGATCCGCGTGCAGACGCCCCAGGGGTTCCGCGCGCGGCCACTGCTGGCGGCTTACGAGCAGGCCGCGGCCGAGGGTTTCCTGGGCACGGACACGGCGTCCTGCATGGAGCGGTTCTCCGGACTGCCGGTGCACTGGGTGCCCGGCGGGGTGGAGAACCTGAAGATCACCTACCCGCACGACCTCGCGGTGGCCGAGCGGCTGCTCGCCCGCTGA
- the cobT gene encoding nicotinate-nucleotide--dimethylbenzimidazole phosphoribosyltransferase yields the protein MDADTSIEFGEIEPPSDQARSAAIALHDKLVKPAGSLGRLEELGVWISACQGQAPPRPFTRPRVVVFAGDHGIAKRGVSAYPAEVTSQLVGTMLTGGAAINVLAAAAGASVRVVDMAVDTEESAMRSISEYKVRRGSGSIDVEDALTEDEVRAAVLAGMKVADAEVDSGADLLIAGDLGIGNSTPASVLVAALTGTEPVAVVGRGSGIDDNTWMRKAAAIRDALRRARAVLADPLALLRTSSGADIAAMTGFLAQAAVRRTPVVLDSLVVCSAALVAEELAPGARRWWMSGQLTGEPAHALALEHLDLGGLLDLDVRLGEGTGAVTALPLLMMAARVLAEMTTHEQSGVSGPLTPVPAS from the coding sequence GTGGACGCGGACACCAGCATCGAGTTCGGCGAGATCGAACCACCCAGCGACCAGGCCCGGTCGGCGGCGATCGCACTGCACGACAAGCTCGTGAAGCCCGCGGGATCACTCGGGCGGCTCGAGGAGCTCGGCGTGTGGATCTCCGCGTGCCAGGGCCAGGCCCCGCCCCGGCCGTTCACCCGGCCGCGCGTGGTGGTGTTCGCCGGCGACCACGGCATCGCGAAGAGGGGCGTGTCCGCCTATCCGGCCGAGGTCACCTCGCAGCTGGTCGGCACCATGCTCACCGGCGGCGCGGCCATCAACGTGCTCGCGGCGGCGGCCGGGGCCAGCGTGCGGGTGGTCGACATGGCCGTGGACACCGAGGAATCGGCCATGCGCTCGATCAGCGAGTACAAGGTCCGCCGCGGCTCGGGCTCGATCGACGTCGAGGACGCGCTCACCGAAGACGAGGTCCGCGCCGCCGTGCTGGCCGGCATGAAGGTCGCCGACGCCGAGGTCGACAGTGGCGCCGACCTGCTCATCGCCGGTGACCTGGGCATCGGCAACAGCACGCCGGCGTCGGTGCTCGTCGCCGCCCTCACGGGCACGGAGCCGGTGGCCGTGGTCGGCCGCGGCTCGGGCATCGACGACAACACCTGGATGCGCAAGGCCGCCGCCATCCGCGACGCGCTGCGCCGCGCTCGCGCGGTGCTCGCCGACCCGCTCGCCCTGCTGCGCACGTCCTCCGGCGCCGACATCGCCGCGATGACGGGCTTCCTGGCCCAGGCGGCCGTCCGCCGCACCCCCGTGGTCCTCGACAGCCTCGTCGTCTGCTCGGCGGCGCTCGTGGCCGAGGAGCTCGCGCCCGGTGCCCGCCGCTGGTGGATGTCCGGCCAGCTCACCGGCGAACCCGCGCACGCCCTCGCGCTCGAGCACCTGGACCTCGGCGGGCTGCTCGACCTCGACGTCCGGCTCGGTGAGGGCACCGGCGCCGTCACGGCGCTGCCGTTGCTGATGATGGCCGCGCGCGTGCTCGCCGAGATGACCACGCACGAGCAGTCCGGTGTGTCGGGCCCACTCACGCCGGTGCCGGCTTCATAA
- a CDS encoding branched-chain amino acid aminotransferase — MTTATQFSRVPHPGPATPERVAEVLDKPGFGTFFTDHMVTVKWSEERGWYDAKVEPYAPFSLDPATSVLHYGQAIFEGLKAYRQPDGTVAAFRPDANAERFQVSAERLAMPKLPVETFVQSVRELIAVDERWVPTRKGDSLYLRPFMISTSTGLGVNRPASEYLYALIGSPAGSYFTGGVKPVSVWLSTEYVRAAPGGTGFAKCAGNYAASFVAQAQAVENGCDQVVWLDAVERRWVEEMGGMNLFFVFGSGADARVVTPELSGSLLPGITRKSLLYLAEVAGHKVEERRVSTDEWEKAAASGELTEVFACGTAAVITPVGHVKHAGGEFTVADGQPGEITMKLREELVGIQEGDRPSSAGWMYPLN; from the coding sequence ATGACGACAGCGACGCAGTTCTCCCGAGTCCCGCATCCCGGCCCCGCGACTCCCGAGCGCGTCGCGGAGGTACTCGACAAGCCCGGGTTCGGCACGTTCTTCACCGATCACATGGTGACGGTGAAGTGGAGCGAGGAGCGCGGCTGGTACGACGCCAAGGTCGAGCCGTACGCGCCGTTCTCGCTCGACCCCGCCACGTCCGTGCTGCACTACGGCCAGGCGATCTTCGAAGGACTCAAGGCCTACCGCCAGCCCGACGGCACGGTCGCCGCGTTCCGGCCCGACGCCAACGCCGAGCGCTTCCAGGTGTCCGCGGAGCGGCTCGCGATGCCGAAGTTGCCGGTGGAGACCTTCGTCCAGTCGGTGCGCGAGCTGATCGCGGTCGACGAGCGCTGGGTGCCCACGCGCAAGGGCGACTCGCTCTACCTGCGGCCGTTCATGATCTCCACCTCGACGGGGCTCGGGGTGAACCGGCCCGCGAGCGAGTACCTGTACGCGCTCATCGGTTCGCCCGCCGGGTCGTACTTCACGGGCGGCGTGAAGCCGGTCAGCGTGTGGCTCTCGACGGAGTACGTGCGCGCGGCCCCGGGTGGCACCGGGTTTGCCAAGTGCGCGGGCAACTACGCGGCTTCGTTCGTGGCGCAGGCGCAGGCCGTCGAGAACGGCTGCGACCAGGTGGTGTGGCTCGACGCGGTCGAGCGCCGCTGGGTCGAGGAGATGGGCGGGATGAACCTGTTCTTCGTCTTCGGCTCGGGCGCCGACGCCCGCGTGGTCACGCCGGAGCTGTCCGGCTCGCTGCTTCCGGGCATCACGCGCAAGTCGCTGCTGTACCTGGCAGAGGTCGCCGGGCACAAGGTCGAGGAGCGCCGGGTCTCCACCGACGAGTGGGAGAAGGCGGCCGCCTCCGGCGAGCTCACCGAGGTCTTCGCGTGCGGCACCGCGGCGGTCATCACGCCCGTCGGCCACGTGAAGCACGCCGGCGGCGAGTTCACCGTCGCCGACGGGCAGCCGGGTGAGATCACCATGAAGCTGCGTGAAGAGCTGGTCGGCATCCAGGAGGGTGACCGCCCGAGCTCGGCCGGCTGGATGTACCCGCTGAACTGA
- a CDS encoding DUF402 domain-containing protein, whose protein sequence is MSDHRWAPGDTVVERFLRPDGSIGQHHPLRVVADDGDVLFGWLPVGTPIVGSRLADGRTMREAPLAERFRVPRVPVPDTWRGTSTLRMIPEGRWSSVWWFFEADGTFRDWYVNLEVPLGRTASGPDRIDGVLDVVVTPGGGWRWDDEDEAEEALAVGRLTAGQLDRLRAEGERIGALADAGAFPFDGTHTDFRPDPAWTAPQLPAGLR, encoded by the coding sequence ATGAGTGATCACCGCTGGGCGCCGGGGGACACCGTCGTGGAGCGCTTCCTGCGGCCCGACGGCAGCATCGGCCAGCACCACCCGCTGCGCGTCGTGGCCGACGACGGCGACGTCCTGTTCGGCTGGCTGCCCGTCGGCACGCCGATCGTCGGCAGCCGGCTCGCCGACGGCCGCACGATGCGCGAGGCGCCGCTGGCGGAACGCTTCCGTGTGCCGCGCGTGCCGGTGCCCGACACGTGGCGCGGCACGTCGACGCTGCGGATGATCCCCGAGGGCCGGTGGTCCTCGGTGTGGTGGTTCTTCGAGGCCGACGGCACCTTCCGCGACTGGTACGTGAACCTGGAGGTGCCGCTCGGGCGCACCGCGAGCGGCCCGGACCGCATCGACGGTGTGCTCGACGTCGTGGTCACCCCCGGCGGGGGCTGGCGCTGGGACGACGAGGACGAGGCCGAGGAGGCGCTCGCCGTCGGCCGCCTCACGGCCGGTCAGCTCGACCGGCTGCGTGCGGAGGGCGAGCGGATCGGCGCATTGGCCGACGCGGGCGCGTTCCCCTTCGACGGCACGCACACCGACTTCCGGCCCGACCCGGCATGGACCGCGCCGCAGCTGCCCGCCGGCCTGCGGTGA
- a CDS encoding sulfatase, translating to MRLGGGLLVVLAVGAAGAGYWVLAGVVLAAVVAAVVSRLPALGDTPLERYVGAFTRLALVVVQAIVFGAYVVPAQPAYAGAGLVLVVAVADLAGLRLPAALTRWLTVVLIAAAVVLIVLCAVVAPVVTSTPIGTPSPAAVVVSALITLPFLLPVAPDRVSLRALTLGGLAVLVTIVALVQLGPDRLGLSATSIRDLLYAADAGQLQPLLTVVVVLATVPATLTTFTDARERYAPERGWESAAGIVLALAAALFASPYAVLVAAGLGTVVELVLRARNRRYRVAHE from the coding sequence GTGCGACTCGGGGGCGGGCTCCTCGTCGTGCTGGCGGTGGGGGCCGCCGGGGCCGGGTACTGGGTGCTGGCCGGGGTCGTGCTCGCCGCGGTGGTCGCGGCGGTCGTTTCGCGCCTGCCCGCACTGGGCGACACCCCCCTCGAGCGGTACGTCGGCGCGTTCACCCGCCTCGCCTTGGTCGTGGTGCAGGCGATCGTCTTCGGCGCCTACGTCGTCCCGGCGCAACCCGCGTACGCGGGCGCCGGGCTCGTGCTCGTGGTCGCCGTGGCCGATCTCGCCGGCCTGCGGCTGCCCGCCGCGCTGACGCGCTGGCTCACCGTGGTGCTGATCGCCGCGGCGGTGGTGCTCATCGTGCTGTGCGCAGTGGTGGCCCCGGTCGTCACGTCGACGCCGATCGGGACACCGAGTCCCGCCGCGGTCGTGGTCTCGGCGCTGATCACGCTGCCGTTCCTGCTCCCGGTGGCTCCCGACCGCGTGAGCCTGCGGGCCCTGACACTCGGCGGGCTCGCGGTGCTCGTGACGATCGTCGCGCTGGTACAGCTCGGGCCCGACCGGCTCGGGCTGTCGGCGACGTCGATCCGCGATCTGCTCTACGCCGCCGACGCCGGCCAGCTGCAGCCGCTGCTCACGGTGGTCGTCGTGCTCGCGACGGTTCCCGCCACGCTCACCACGTTCACCGACGCCCGCGAGCGGTACGCACCCGAACGCGGCTGGGAGTCGGCTGCCGGGATCGTCCTGGCGCTCGCCGCGGCCCTGTTCGCGTCGCCGTATGCGGTGCTGGTCGCGGCCGGGCTCGGCACAGTGGTGGAACTGGTCCTGCGGGCCCGCAACCGCCGCTACCGTGTCGCGCATGAGTGA
- a CDS encoding leucyl aminopeptidase: MTVPKLALSENTEAALAKTRADVVVIGTLQGEDGPVLAAGAAVADAAFDGKLAEVLATLGATGKAEQVVKLPTLGKLPAGVVLAVGLGKAADGQDGTVTAEQVRRAAGAAARALAGTERAFVTLSALDLHAAVEGTALGAYTFTEYRSAKGDAPLAKADFVSPEDGTAREHKATLKAATAIAESVIITRDLINTPPNDLFPASFADRAQKLAEDNGLDFEVLDEKQLKRKGFGGILGVGGGSVRPPRLLRVGWKPAKARKKVALVGKGITFDSGGISIKPAAGMDHMTSDMSGAAAVLASVVLAAKLKYPLEVTAHIPLAENLPSGSSYRPGDVLTMYGGKTVEVLNTDAEGRLVLVDAMVRAAEENPDYLIETATLTGAQVVALGNRTAGVMGSDEFRDRVAAIMQATGEGGWAMPLPEELRADLESRLADIANVTGHRWGGMLAAGLFLKEFVADGLPWAHIDVAGPAFNTGSPWGYTGKGGTGVPVRTIAAVLADIADRG; encoded by the coding sequence GTGACCGTGCCGAAGCTTGCCCTTTCCGAGAACACCGAGGCGGCGCTCGCCAAGACCCGCGCCGACGTGGTCGTGATCGGCACCCTCCAGGGCGAGGACGGCCCGGTGCTCGCCGCGGGCGCTGCGGTCGCCGACGCCGCCTTCGACGGCAAGCTCGCCGAGGTGCTGGCGACGCTCGGCGCCACCGGCAAGGCCGAGCAGGTCGTGAAGCTCCCGACGCTGGGCAAGCTGCCCGCGGGCGTCGTGCTGGCGGTGGGCTTGGGCAAGGCCGCGGATGGCCAGGACGGCACCGTCACCGCCGAGCAGGTCCGCCGCGCCGCCGGTGCGGCCGCCCGCGCGCTGGCCGGCACCGAGCGCGCGTTCGTCACGCTGTCGGCGCTCGACCTGCACGCGGCCGTCGAGGGCACGGCGCTCGGCGCGTACACCTTCACCGAATACCGCTCCGCGAAGGGCGACGCCCCACTGGCCAAGGCCGACTTCGTCAGCCCGGAGGACGGCACCGCGCGCGAGCACAAGGCGACGCTGAAGGCCGCCACCGCGATCGCCGAATCGGTGATCATCACCCGCGACCTCATCAACACCCCGCCCAACGACCTGTTCCCGGCTTCGTTCGCCGACCGCGCGCAGAAGCTGGCCGAGGACAACGGCCTCGACTTCGAGGTCCTCGACGAGAAGCAGCTCAAGCGCAAGGGCTTCGGCGGCATCCTCGGCGTCGGCGGCGGCTCCGTCCGGCCGCCGCGGCTGCTGCGCGTGGGCTGGAAACCGGCGAAGGCGAGGAAGAAGGTCGCGCTGGTCGGCAAGGGCATCACGTTCGACTCGGGCGGCATCTCGATCAAGCCTGCCGCGGGCATGGACCACATGACCTCGGACATGTCCGGCGCGGCCGCGGTGCTCGCGTCGGTGGTGCTGGCCGCGAAGCTCAAGTACCCGCTCGAGGTGACCGCGCACATCCCGCTGGCGGAGAACCTGCCCTCGGGCAGCTCCTACCGACCGGGTGACGTGCTGACGATGTACGGCGGCAAGACCGTCGAGGTCCTCAACACCGACGCGGAAGGCCGCCTGGTGCTGGTCGACGCGATGGTGCGCGCGGCCGAGGAGAACCCCGACTACCTCATCGAAACCGCCACGCTCACCGGCGCGCAGGTCGTGGCGCTGGGCAACCGCACCGCGGGCGTCATGGGCTCCGACGAGTTCCGCGACCGCGTCGCCGCCATCATGCAGGCCACCGGCGAGGGCGGCTGGGCGATGCCGCTGCCCGAGGAACTGCGCGCCGACCTGGAGTCGCGCCTGGCCGACATCGCGAACGTCACGGGCCACCGCTGGGGCGGCATGCTCGCGGCCGGCCTGTTCCTCAAGGAGTTCGTGGCCGACGGCTTGCCGTGGGCCCACATCGACGTCGCGGGCCCGGCGTTCAACACCGGCTCCCCCTGGGGTTACACCGGCAAGGGCGGCACCGGCGTGCCGGTCCGGACCATCGCGGCGGTCCTGGCGGACATCGCCGACCGCGGCTGA
- a CDS encoding SMI1/KNR4 family protein, producing MDRDAYLETAIRDVLTGDEPTLDHRVGHAALLLATAGAGAAADRLATQWRSVTERPATRLADDAVRARAWAVLFEARGDRPQWADALTPLDLDAEEQAHQAFLTRQVSDLDGVFDGSPVAAVVGALAPGRSDRVRAALAEGDLPQWTELTANQEQPDVAALGATRNLARQLVHGADPLGLGAEWPDLCAGALVAALRERYPSTADSWPQLVAAIVRERGQVAPPPAADADIRAAETRLGTTLPEDYREFLHTADGLPADVAFPRLLRAEELRADGTVVIVSEPALVLLIATGHAVEVDLTLGSTAHVSFRALLERHLGLLEASR from the coding sequence GTGGACCGTGACGCGTACCTCGAGACCGCGATCCGCGACGTCCTCACCGGCGACGAGCCCACGCTCGACCACCGCGTCGGGCACGCCGCGCTGCTGCTCGCCACGGCGGGCGCGGGCGCGGCGGCGGACCGGCTCGCGACGCAGTGGCGCTCGGTGACGGAGCGGCCGGCCACGCGGCTCGCCGACGACGCCGTGCGGGCCCGGGCGTGGGCGGTGCTGTTCGAGGCGCGCGGCGACCGTCCACAGTGGGCGGACGCGTTGACTCCGCTGGACCTCGACGCGGAAGAGCAGGCGCACCAGGCGTTCCTGACCCGGCAGGTGTCCGATCTGGACGGTGTCTTCGACGGATCACCGGTCGCCGCGGTGGTGGGTGCGCTCGCGCCGGGCCGGTCCGACCGCGTGCGCGCCGCGCTGGCCGAAGGCGACCTCCCACAGTGGACGGAGCTCACGGCGAACCAGGAGCAGCCCGACGTCGCCGCCCTCGGCGCCACGCGGAACCTGGCGCGGCAGCTGGTCCACGGAGCCGACCCGCTCGGGCTCGGCGCCGAGTGGCCGGACCTCTGCGCGGGCGCCCTCGTCGCCGCGTTGCGCGAGCGCTACCCGTCGACGGCGGACAGCTGGCCGCAACTGGTCGCCGCGATCGTGCGGGAACGCGGTCAGGTGGCGCCGCCGCCGGCGGCCGACGCGGACATCCGCGCGGCCGAAACCCGGCTGGGCACCACGCTGCCCGAGGACTACCGCGAGTTCCTCCACACCGCCGACGGCCTGCCCGCCGACGTCGCCTTCCCGCGGTTGCTGCGCGCGGAAGAACTCCGGGCCGACGGGACCGTCGTGATCGTCTCGGAACCGGCGCTCGTCCTGCTCATCGCGACGGGGCACGCCGTGGAGGTCGACCTCACCCTCGGCAGCACCGCGCACGTGTCGTTCCGCGCGCTGCTCGAACGCCACCTCGGCCTGCTCGAGGCCAGCCGCTAG
- a CDS encoding oxidoreductase, with the protein MVGVGIFDSLRRRGRGGRRRGTMRRATSEDTRHLEEWASTRRGVEAYVEPRTTVTETTVVLIAHDGEWTRRRIGSLPAALHFGQKHSIPVYEVSRVGYPRRMREYTERKKHGQA; encoded by the coding sequence GTGGTCGGAGTGGGGATCTTCGACTCGCTGCGCCGGCGCGGTCGCGGCGGCAGGCGCCGGGGGACCATGCGTCGGGCCACTTCGGAAGACACGCGTCACCTGGAGGAATGGGCCTCGACGAGGCGTGGGGTCGAGGCGTACGTGGAGCCCCGCACCACGGTGACGGAAACCACTGTGGTGCTCATCGCTCACGACGGCGAATGGACCCGCCGGCGCATCGGCAGCCTGCCGGCGGCACTGCACTTCGGGCAGAAGCACTCGATCCCCGTGTACGAGGTGTCGCGGGTCGGTTACCCCAGGCGCATGCGCGAGTACACCGAGCGCAAGAAGCACGGCCAGGCCTAG
- the lpdA gene encoding dihydrolipoyl dehydrogenase, whose translation MSDTSADLVILGGGSGGYAAAFRAAELGLSVTLIEKDKLGGTCLHRGCIPTKALLHAAEVADETRESESVGVKAVFEGIDIAGVNKYKDGVVARLYKGLQGLAKAHKVNLVEGTGTFVGGTTVEVDGTRYTGKNVILATGSYSRTLPGLELGGRIIASEQALALDWVPKKAVVLGGGVIGVEFASVWASFGVDVTVVEALPRLVPAEDEFASKQLERAFRRRKIAFKTGVKFTGAKQDDNGVSVSLESGETIEADLLLVAVGRGPNSAGHGYEEAGVKIDRGFVLTDERLRTNLPNVYAVGDIVPGLQLAHRGFQQGIFVAEEIAGLNPRVIDERGIPRVTYSHPEVASVGLTESQAKEKYGNDVTTYTYDLGGNGKSQILKTSGGVKLVKAPDGPVVGVHMVGDRVGELIGEAQLVYNWEAFPEDVAPLIHAHPTQTEALGEAFLALAGKPLHVHS comes from the coding sequence GTGAGCGACACCTCCGCCGACCTTGTGATCCTGGGAGGCGGATCGGGCGGCTACGCCGCGGCTTTCCGCGCGGCCGAGCTGGGCCTTTCCGTCACGTTGATCGAGAAGGACAAGCTGGGCGGGACCTGTCTGCACCGCGGGTGCATCCCGACCAAGGCCCTGCTCCACGCCGCCGAGGTCGCCGACGAGACTCGCGAATCGGAGTCGGTCGGGGTCAAGGCCGTGTTCGAAGGCATCGACATCGCCGGGGTCAACAAGTACAAGGACGGCGTCGTCGCCCGCCTGTACAAGGGCCTCCAGGGCCTGGCCAAGGCCCACAAGGTCAACCTCGTGGAGGGCACCGGCACCTTCGTCGGCGGCACGACCGTCGAGGTCGACGGCACGCGGTACACCGGCAAGAACGTCATCCTCGCCACCGGTTCGTACTCGCGGACCCTGCCCGGCCTCGAGCTCGGCGGCCGCATCATCGCCAGCGAGCAGGCGCTCGCGCTCGACTGGGTGCCGAAGAAGGCCGTGGTCCTCGGCGGTGGCGTGATCGGCGTCGAGTTCGCGAGCGTCTGGGCCTCCTTCGGCGTCGACGTCACCGTGGTCGAGGCCCTGCCGCGCCTGGTGCCCGCCGAGGACGAGTTCGCCTCCAAGCAGCTCGAGCGCGCGTTCCGCCGCCGCAAGATCGCCTTCAAGACGGGCGTGAAGTTCACCGGTGCGAAGCAGGACGACAACGGGGTGAGCGTTTCGCTGGAGTCCGGCGAGACCATCGAGGCGGACCTCCTGCTGGTCGCCGTCGGCCGCGGGCCGAACTCGGCCGGCCACGGCTACGAGGAAGCCGGCGTCAAGATCGACCGCGGCTTCGTCCTCACCGACGAGCGCCTGCGCACCAACCTGCCGAACGTCTACGCCGTCGGCGACATCGTCCCGGGCCTGCAGCTCGCTCACCGCGGTTTCCAGCAGGGCATCTTCGTCGCCGAGGAGATCGCCGGCCTCAACCCGCGCGTGATCGACGAGCGCGGCATTCCGCGCGTCACCTACTCGCACCCCGAGGTCGCCTCGGTCGGGCTCACCGAGTCGCAGGCCAAGGAGAAGTACGGTAACGACGTCACCACCTACACCTACGACCTCGGCGGCAACGGCAAGAGCCAGATCCTCAAGACCTCCGGTGGCGTGAAGCTGGTGAAGGCCCCCGACGGCCCGGTCGTCGGCGTGCACATGGTGGGTGACCGCGTCGGCGAGCTGATCGGTGAAGCCCAGCTGGTCTACAACTGGGAGGCCTTCCCGGAGGACGTTGCCCCGCTGATCCACGCCCACCCCACCCAGACCGAGGCCCTCGGTGAAGCGTTCCTCGCCCTCGCGGGGAAGCCGCTGCACGTGCACAGCTGA